The Coffea arabica cultivar ET-39 chromosome 1e, Coffea Arabica ET-39 HiFi, whole genome shotgun sequence genome has a window encoding:
- the LOC113716769 gene encoding outer envelope membrane protein 7: MAKLNLNPAKSAAVVLGALAMGWLTIELAFKPWLQRARAAMDKSDPARDPDDVSDSAEKTDEARDEPHASDADK, from the coding sequence ATGGCGAAGTTGAACTTAAACCCAGCAAAGTCGGCGGCGGTGGTGTTGGGAGCCCTTGCCATGGGGTGGCTGACCATAGAGCTCGCTTTCAAACCCTGGCTCCAGAGAGCTCGAGCGGCCATGGACAAGTCTGATCCCGCTCGTGACCCTGATGACGTCAGCGACAGTGCTGAGAAAACGGACGAGGCCCGCGACGAGCCTCATGCATCCGACGCCGACAAGTGA
- the LOC113733798 gene encoding small nuclear ribonucleoprotein SmD1a, with protein sequence MKLVRFLMKLNNETVSIELKNGTVVHGTITGVDISMNTHLKTVKLTLKGKNPVTLDHLSVRGNNIRYYILPDSLNLETLLVEETPRVKPKKPTTGRPLGRGRGRGRGRGRGRGR encoded by the exons ATGAAGCTTGTTAG ATTTCTGATGAAGTTGAACAATGAGACTGTGTCGATTGAGCTAAAAAACGGCACCGTTGTTCACGGAACCATTACAG GTGTGGATATCAGCATGAACACACATTTGAAGACTGTAAAACTTACACTAAAGGGAAAGAACCCAGTTACTTTGGATCACCTGAGTGTGAGAGGCAATAACATTCGTTATTACATCCTTCCAGACAGCTTAAACCTTGAGACATTGCTGGTGGAAGAGACACCTAGGGTGAAGCCTAAGAAGCCAACCACTG GGAGGCCTTTGGGACGAGGACGAGGGCGTGGTCGCGGGCGTGGCCGCGGTCGAGGTCGCTAG
- the LOC113716786 gene encoding probable aspartic proteinase GIP2 — protein MASANFKLVISSIYPLVAVLLLLLSGDPTTCAAQGSFRPHALVVPVTKDASTLQYVAKVNQRTPSVSLNVVLDLGGRFLWVDCDKDYVSSTYRPVRCRSAQCSLAGNNGCGNCTGAPKPGCNTDTCALFPENTITHTSTGGEVAQDALTLSSTDGSNSGPSATVPQFIFGCGPTFLLEGLASGTVGMAGLGRARIGLPSQLSAAFSFHKKFAICLSSSTRASGVAFFGDGPYNFLPNIEAAGFLRYTPLFINPVSTAGVSSQGEPSDEYFIGVKSIKVNDKTVPLNATLLTIDSRGNGGTKISTVNPYTVLETSIYKAVTEAFISEAAAGNISRVAGVAPFEVCFSSKNVFSTRLGPSVPQIDLVLQSQSVVWSITGSNSMVYVNDNVLCLGFVNGGVNPRTSIVIGGYQLEDLLLQFDLATSRLGFTFTLLGSRTTCANFNFTSTA, from the coding sequence ATGGCTTCCGCCAACTTTAAGCTTGTCATTTCATCCATTTATCCGCTAGTAGCAGTCCTACTGCTGCTACTTTCGGGGGATCCAACTACTTGCGCCGCCCAGGGCTCTTTTCGCCCGCATGCCTTAGTTGTTCCGGTCACAAAGGATGCTTCCACTTTGCAATACGTGGCCAAAGTCAATCAGAGAACCCCCTCAGTTTCCCTGAACGTGGTTCTTGATCTTGGCGGCCGATTCTTGTGGGTTGATTGCGATAAGGACTACGTTTCTTCCACGTACCGCCCCGTTAGATGCCGCAGCGCCCAGTGCTCCCTAGCGGGAAACAACGGCTGCGGAAATTGTACGGGCGCGCCCAAGCCAGGGTGCAACACTGACACCTGCGCTCTTTTCCCCGAGAACACCATCACTCACACTTCCACCGGGGGTGAGGTGGCTCAGGACGCTCTCACCCTGTCATCCACCGATGGATCAAACTCCGGTCCGTCCGCCACAGTTCCTCAGTTCATCTTCGGCTGCGGCCCAACCTTCCTCTTGGAAGGCCTCGCCAGTGGTACAGTCGGCATGGCTGGACTCGGCCGCGCTCGCATTGGGCTCCCATCCCAGTTGTCTGCTGCCTTCAGTTTCCACAAGAAATTCGCCATTTGCCTGTCATCTTCAACCAGGGCCAGTGGTGTAGCATTTTTCGGCGACGGCCCTTACAATTTTCTTCCCAATATCGAAGCAGCTGGGTTCTTGAGATACACCCCGCTTTTCATCAACCCAGTTAGCACCGCTGGAGTCTCCAGCCAAGGAGAGCCCTCTGACGAATACTTCATTGGAGTTAAGTCTATCAAGGTGAACGACAAGACTGTACCCTTGAACGCGACGCTGCTGACTATTGATAGCCGGGGCAACGGCGGAACAAAGATCAGCACTGTTAATCCCTACACCGTACTGGAGACTTCCATCTACAAAGCAGTCACAGAAGCCTTTATTAGCGAGGCTGCTGCGGGGAACATCAGCAGAGTTGCTGGTGTAGCTCCATTCGAGGTGTGCTTCAGCTCAAAGAACGTTTTCAGCACACGATTGGGTCCATCGGTGCCCCAAATTGATCTTGTTTTGCAGAGTCAAAGCGTGGTTTGGAGCATCACTGGCTCAAACTCCATGGTGTACGTGAACGATAATGTATTGTGCCTTGGATTCGTGAATGGTGGAGTGAATCCCAGGACCTCAATTGTGATCGGCGGGTACCAATTGGAGGACTTGCTCTTGCAATTCGATTTGGCTACTTCAAGACTGGGCTTCACCTTTACGCTTTTGGGCTCTCGAACCACATGCGCAAACTTTAACTTCACCTCCACAGCCTAA